A stretch of the Neofelis nebulosa isolate mNeoNeb1 chromosome 1, mNeoNeb1.pri, whole genome shotgun sequence genome encodes the following:
- the FBXO4 gene encoding F-box only protein 4 isoform X3 yields the protein MAGSEPRSGGSAPPPHHSDWSRLEAAILSGWRNFWQSVGKERAAPRASQEEADEEASTLTRLPIDVQLYILSFLSPHDLCQLGSTSHYWNETVRDPILWRYFLLRDLPSWSSVDWKSLPDLEILKKPISEVTDGAFFDYMAVYKMCCPYTRRSLKSSRPMYGAVTSFLHSLIIQNEPRFAMFGPGLEELNTSLVLSLMSSQELCPTAGLPQRQIDGIGSGVSFQLSNQHKFNILILYSTTRKERDRAREEHTSAVNKMFSLQNEGDDQQGSRYSVIPQIQKVCEVVDGFIYVANAEAHKRLSCFLTECQLGLNQLLEAIFISCLVTPSCLQIQPIQNLSHQENFISSLRSASLRIISHS from the exons ATGGCGGGAAGCGAGCCCCGCAGCGGAGGCAGCGCCCCGCCGCCGCACCACAGCGACTGGAGCCGGCTGGAGGCCGCCATCCTCAGCGGCTGGAGGAACTTCTGGCAGTCGGTGGGCAAGGAGAGGGCAGCGCCGAGGGCCTCCCAAGAGGAGGCGGACGAGGAGGCCAGTACCCTGACGCGGCTGCCG ATTGACGTACAGCtatatattttgtcatttctttcacCTCATGATCTGTGTCAGTTGGGAAGTACAAGCCATTATTGGAATGAAACTGTACGAGATCCAATTCTGTGGAGATATTTTCTGCTGCGGGATCTTCCTTCTTGGTCTTCTGTTGACTGGAAGTCTCTTCCAGATCTAGAAATCTTAAAAAAGCCTATATCTGAGGTCACTGATGGTGCATTTTTTGACTACATGGCAGT CTATAAAATGTGCTGTCCATATACAAGAAGATCCTTGAAATCTAGCCGTCCTATGTATGGAGCTGTCACGTCATTTTTACACTCATTGATCATTCAGAATGAACCACGATTTGCTATGTTTGGACCAGGTTTGGAAGAACTGAATACATCTTTGGTGTTGAGCTTGATGTCTTCTCAGGAGCTTTGCCCAACAGCTGGCTTGCCTCAGAGGCAGATTGATG gtATTGGATCAGGAGTCAGTtttcagttgagcaaccaacatAAATTCAACATCCTGATATTATATTCCACTACCAG AAAGGAAAGAGATAGAGCAAGAGAAGAACATACAAGTGCTGTTAACAAGATGTTCAGTCTACAGAATGAAGGAGATGATCAGCAAGGAAGCCGGTATAGTGTAATTCCACAAATTCAGAAGGTGTGTGAAGTTGTTGATGGGTTCATCTATGTTGCAAACGCTGAAGCTCATAAAA GACTGAGCTGTTTTCTTACTGAATGTCAGCTGGGGCTGAATCAGCTTTTAGAAGCTATCTTCATTTCTTGCCTTGTGACTCCCTCTTGTCTTCAGATCCAGCCAATACAGAATCTTTCTCACCAAGAGAACTTCATCTCTTCTCTTAGGTCAGCTTCACTGAGGATAATCTCTCATTCttga
- the FBXO4 gene encoding F-box only protein 4 isoform X9 → MAGSEPRSGGSAPPPHHSDWSRLEAAILSGWRNFWQSVGKERAAPRASQEEADEEASTLTRLPIDVQLYILSFLSPHDLCQLGSTSHYWNETVRDPILWRYFLLRDLPSWSSVDWKSLPDLEILKKPISEVTDGAFFDYMAVYKMCCPYTRRSLKSSRPMYGAVTSFLHSLIIQNEPRFAMFGPGLEELNTSLVLSLMSSQELCPTAGLPQRQIDGIGSGVSFQLSNQHKFNILILYSTTRKERDRAREEHTSAVNKMFSLQNEGDDQQGSRYSVIPQIQKVCEVVDGFIYVANAEAHKILRER, encoded by the exons ATGGCGGGAAGCGAGCCCCGCAGCGGAGGCAGCGCCCCGCCGCCGCACCACAGCGACTGGAGCCGGCTGGAGGCCGCCATCCTCAGCGGCTGGAGGAACTTCTGGCAGTCGGTGGGCAAGGAGAGGGCAGCGCCGAGGGCCTCCCAAGAGGAGGCGGACGAGGAGGCCAGTACCCTGACGCGGCTGCCG ATTGACGTACAGCtatatattttgtcatttctttcacCTCATGATCTGTGTCAGTTGGGAAGTACAAGCCATTATTGGAATGAAACTGTACGAGATCCAATTCTGTGGAGATATTTTCTGCTGCGGGATCTTCCTTCTTGGTCTTCTGTTGACTGGAAGTCTCTTCCAGATCTAGAAATCTTAAAAAAGCCTATATCTGAGGTCACTGATGGTGCATTTTTTGACTACATGGCAGT CTATAAAATGTGCTGTCCATATACAAGAAGATCCTTGAAATCTAGCCGTCCTATGTATGGAGCTGTCACGTCATTTTTACACTCATTGATCATTCAGAATGAACCACGATTTGCTATGTTTGGACCAGGTTTGGAAGAACTGAATACATCTTTGGTGTTGAGCTTGATGTCTTCTCAGGAGCTTTGCCCAACAGCTGGCTTGCCTCAGAGGCAGATTGATG gtATTGGATCAGGAGTCAGTtttcagttgagcaaccaacatAAATTCAACATCCTGATATTATATTCCACTACCAG AAAGGAAAGAGATAGAGCAAGAGAAGAACATACAAGTGCTGTTAACAAGATGTTCAGTCTACAGAATGAAGGAGATGATCAGCAAGGAAGCCGGTATAGTGTAATTCCACAAATTCAGAAGGTGTGTGAAGTTGTTGATGGGTTCATCTATGTTGCAAACGCTGAAGCTCATAAAA
- the FBXO4 gene encoding F-box only protein 4 isoform X8, producing the protein MAGSEPRSGGSAPPPHHSDWSRLEAAILSGWRNFWQSVGKERAAPRASQEEADEEASTLTRLPIDVQLYILSFLSPHDLCQLGSTSHYWNETVRDPILWRYFLLRDLPSWSSVDWKSLPDLEILKKPISEVTDGAFFDYMAVYKMCCPYTRRSLKSSRPMYGAVTSFLHSLIIQNEPRFAMFGPGLEELNTSLVLSLMSSQELCPTAGLPQRQIDGIGSGVSFQLSNQHKFNILILYSTTRKERDRAREEHTSAVNKMFSLQNEGDDQQGSRYSVIPQIQKVCEVVDGFIYVANAEAHKSPGYRG; encoded by the exons ATGGCGGGAAGCGAGCCCCGCAGCGGAGGCAGCGCCCCGCCGCCGCACCACAGCGACTGGAGCCGGCTGGAGGCCGCCATCCTCAGCGGCTGGAGGAACTTCTGGCAGTCGGTGGGCAAGGAGAGGGCAGCGCCGAGGGCCTCCCAAGAGGAGGCGGACGAGGAGGCCAGTACCCTGACGCGGCTGCCG ATTGACGTACAGCtatatattttgtcatttctttcacCTCATGATCTGTGTCAGTTGGGAAGTACAAGCCATTATTGGAATGAAACTGTACGAGATCCAATTCTGTGGAGATATTTTCTGCTGCGGGATCTTCCTTCTTGGTCTTCTGTTGACTGGAAGTCTCTTCCAGATCTAGAAATCTTAAAAAAGCCTATATCTGAGGTCACTGATGGTGCATTTTTTGACTACATGGCAGT CTATAAAATGTGCTGTCCATATACAAGAAGATCCTTGAAATCTAGCCGTCCTATGTATGGAGCTGTCACGTCATTTTTACACTCATTGATCATTCAGAATGAACCACGATTTGCTATGTTTGGACCAGGTTTGGAAGAACTGAATACATCTTTGGTGTTGAGCTTGATGTCTTCTCAGGAGCTTTGCCCAACAGCTGGCTTGCCTCAGAGGCAGATTGATG gtATTGGATCAGGAGTCAGTtttcagttgagcaaccaacatAAATTCAACATCCTGATATTATATTCCACTACCAG AAAGGAAAGAGATAGAGCAAGAGAAGAACATACAAGTGCTGTTAACAAGATGTTCAGTCTACAGAATGAAGGAGATGATCAGCAAGGAAGCCGGTATAGTGTAATTCCACAAATTCAGAAGGTGTGTGAAGTTGTTGATGGGTTCATCTATGTTGCAAACGCTGAAGCTCATAAAA